Proteins from one Peromyscus eremicus unplaced genomic scaffold, PerEre_H2_v1 PerEre#2#chr22_unloc_1, whole genome shotgun sequence genomic window:
- the Lingo3 gene encoding leucine-rich repeat and immunoglobulin-like domain-containing nogo receptor-interacting protein 3, translating into MTCWLPMLGLHLLLLPTAPPLAAGCPARCECSASTRTVACGRRRLTAIPEGIPAETRLLELNRNRIRCLNPGDLASLPTLEELDLNHNVIAHVEPGAFANLPRLRILRLRGNQLKLIPPGVFTHLDSLTLLDLSENKLVILLDFSFQDLRSLQRLEVGDNDLVFISRRAFAGLLGLAELTLERCNLTSLSPESLGHLRGLGALRLRHLAIAALEDQNFQKLPGLSHLEIDNWPLLEEVAPGSLRGLNLTSLSITHTNITAVPAAALRQQAHLTCLNLSHNPISTVPRGSFRDLVRLRELHLAGALLAVIEPQAFVGLRQIRLLNLSDNLLSTLEENTFHSVNTLETLRVDGNPLACDCRLLWIVQRRKTLNFDGRLPACATPAEVRGDALHILPDSVLFEYFVCRKPKIRERRLQHVTATEGDDVRFLCRAEGEPVPTVVWVTPQHHTVTAASRGRARVLPGGTLAVADTRPQDSGTYTCVASNAGGNDTYFATLTVQPAANRTQGDGHNETQVGVRFPLDLTTILVSTAMGCITFLGVVLFCFLLLFVWSRGRGQHKNHFSVEYSFRKVDGPTAAAGQGGARKFNMKMI; encoded by the coding sequence ATGACCTGCTGGCTGCCTATGCTGGGCctgcacctgctgctgctgcccacgGCTCCTCCCCTGGCCGCGGGCTGCCCCGCGCGCTGCGAGTGCTCTGCGTCCACCCGGACCGTGGCCTGCGGACGCCGCCGGCTGACCGCCATCCCCGAAGGCATCCCGGCCGAGACGCGCCTCCTGGAGCTCAACCGCAACCGCATCCGCTGCCTGAACCCCGGGGACCTGGCCTCGCTGCCCACCCTAGAGGAGCTGGACCTCAACCACAACGTGATCGCCCACGTGGAGCCCGGGGCCTTCGCCAACCTGCCCCGCCTGCGCATCCTGCGTCTCCGTGGCAACCAGCTGAAGCTCATCCCGCCCGGCGTGTTCACGCACCTGGACAGCCTCACGCTGCTGGACCTGAGCGAGAACAAGCTGGTCATCCTGCTGGATTTCAGCTTCCAGGACCTGCGCAGCCTGCAGCGGCTGGAGGTGGGCGACAATGACCTGGTGTTCATCTCCCGCAGGGCCTTCGCGGGGCTGCTGGGGCTGGCCGAGCTCACCCTGGAGCGCTGCAACCTCACCTCTCTGTCCCCGGAGTCGCTGGGCCACCTGCGGGGCCTGGGCGCCCTGCGCCTGCGCCACCTGGCCATCGCCGCCCTGGAGGACCAGAACTTCCAGAAGCTTCCGGGCCTGTCGCACCTGGAGATCGACAACTGGCCGCTGCTGGAGGAGGTGGCCCCGGGCAGCCTGCGCGGGCTGAACCTCACGTCGCTGTCCATCACGCACACCAACATCACGGCCGTGCCGGCCGCCGCGCTGCGACAGCAGGCCCACCTCACGTGCCTCAACCTGTCCCACAACCCCATCAGCACCGTGCCGCGGGGCTCCTTCCGGGACCTGGTGCGACTGCGCGAGCTGCACCTGGCGGGCGCCCTGCTGGCTGTCATTGAGCCGCAGGCCTTCGTGGGGCTGCGGCAGATCCGCCTGCTCAACCTCTCGGACAACCTGCTGTCCACGCTGGAGGAGAACACGTTCCACTCGGTGAACACGCTCGAGACGCTGCGCGTGGACGGCAACCCGCTGGCCTGCGACTGCCGCCTGCTGTGGATCGTGCAGAGGCGGAAGACCCTGAACTTCGACGGCAGGCTCCCGGCCTGCGCCACCCCCGCCGAGGTGCGCGGCGACGCGCTGCACATCCTCCCGGACTCGGTGCTCTTTGAGTACTTCGTGTGTCGCAAGCCCAAGATCCGGGAGAGGCGGCTGCAGCACGTGACGGCCACCGAGGGCGACGACGTGCGCTTTCTGTGCCGGGCCGAGGGCGAGCCGGTGCCCACGGTGGTCTGGGTGACGCCCCAGCACCACACGGTGACGGCTGCCAGCCGGGGCCGGGCACGCGTGCTGCCCGGGGGCACGCTGGCCGTGGCGGACACGCGGCCCCAGGACAGCGGCACCTACACGTGCGTGGCCAGCAACGCCGGAGGAAACGACACATATTTCGCCACCTTGACCGTCCAGCCGGCTGCCAACCGGACCCAGGGCGATGGGCACAACGAGACGCAGGTGGGCGTCCGGTTCCCGCTGGACCTGACCACCATCCTGGTGTCCACCGCCATGGGGTGCATCACCTTCCTGGGCGTGgtcctcttctgcttcctgctgctcTTCGTGTGGAGCCGCGGCCGGGGGCAGCACAAGAATCACTTCTCCGTGGAATATTCCTTCCGCAAGGTGGACGGGCCGACGGCCGCGGCCGGCCAGGGCGGCGCACGCAAGTTCAACATGAAGATGATCTGA